In the genome of Marispirochaeta sp., one region contains:
- the mnmG gene encoding tRNA uridine-5-carboxymethylaminomethyl(34) synthesis enzyme MnmG yields the protein MDHEIIVVGGGHAGIEAALAAARLGFRTLIITQHLDAIGRLSCNPAVGGLSKGNIVREVDALGGEMGLLIDASMIQYRILNRRRGPAVQAPRAQADKYLYAWLAKEHLEAQKDLDLFQDTVTGLIMDGPGKPVRGVVTERGRRFEAKAVVLTTGTFMEGRIFIGPYSAAGGRLGEPAAIGLGSYLRSAGFRVSRLKTGTPARVARSSIDFRKVEEQPGDDRMLPFSFRNSSVSRPSESCYITYTNQRTHDVIRRNMEFSPLYSGKIVGVGPRYCPSIEDKVVRFPDRERHQIFIEPEGYMSEEMYLNGISSSLPETVQEEFLRTLPGLENVRVMRPGYAVEYDFLDPRQLFPSLEAKSTPGLFIAGQTNGTSGYEEAACQGLIAGINAARKLQSKEPVVLSRADAYTGVLIDDLVTLGTEEPYRMFTSRAEYRLSLRHDNVDLRLADIAAEIGLLGPEALERLDEKRAGIEDIQELLRRRRLDESMLPGPESPLKQHIGKRLFDVMKTPEGEPEQLRSLNMEGGALEIYPQDWLSVAALDIKYEGYIQRQERQVARFRKMENIRIPDSFDYTQVEGISTESRQKLMQIRPLSVGQASRISGVRNSDIAVLLVYLGRRKES from the coding sequence ATGGACCATGAGATAATTGTTGTCGGCGGAGGACACGCCGGCATAGAAGCAGCTCTGGCTGCGGCACGACTGGGGTTCAGGACCCTTATAATCACCCAGCACCTGGACGCGATCGGACGGCTTTCCTGCAATCCGGCGGTGGGAGGTCTTTCCAAAGGCAACATCGTGCGGGAAGTCGATGCCCTGGGCGGAGAGATGGGTCTTTTAATCGATGCAAGCATGATTCAGTACCGGATTCTGAATCGCCGGCGGGGACCGGCAGTGCAGGCCCCAAGAGCGCAGGCGGACAAATACCTTTACGCCTGGCTGGCGAAGGAGCACCTGGAAGCCCAGAAAGATCTTGACCTTTTTCAGGACACCGTTACCGGGCTTATTATGGACGGTCCCGGCAAGCCTGTCAGAGGCGTGGTAACCGAGCGGGGCCGGCGCTTCGAAGCGAAAGCAGTCGTTCTTACTACCGGAACCTTTATGGAGGGCCGGATTTTTATAGGGCCGTATAGTGCAGCTGGAGGACGGCTGGGGGAGCCCGCAGCAATTGGACTGGGAAGCTATTTGCGCTCCGCCGGTTTCAGGGTCAGCAGACTCAAAACCGGTACTCCCGCCAGGGTGGCCCGCTCCAGCATCGACTTCCGCAAGGTTGAGGAGCAGCCCGGAGATGACAGGATGCTGCCTTTCTCATTCCGCAACTCCTCGGTTTCCCGGCCTTCTGAGTCCTGCTATATAACCTATACCAATCAGCGCACCCATGATGTGATCCGGCGGAACATGGAGTTTTCTCCCCTCTACTCCGGAAAAATCGTCGGTGTGGGGCCCCGCTACTGTCCCTCCATCGAAGACAAGGTGGTCCGCTTCCCTGACCGGGAACGCCACCAGATATTCATCGAGCCTGAGGGGTACATGAGTGAAGAGATGTACCTGAACGGCATTTCCTCCTCTCTGCCGGAGACCGTGCAGGAGGAGTTTCTGCGTACCCTGCCGGGACTGGAGAATGTGCGGGTAATGCGTCCCGGCTACGCGGTGGAGTATGATTTTCTTGATCCCAGGCAGCTTTTCCCCAGCCTGGAAGCCAAATCGACTCCGGGGCTGTTTATCGCCGGGCAGACTAACGGTACCTCGGGATATGAAGAAGCTGCCTGCCAGGGCCTGATAGCCGGTATAAACGCCGCCCGTAAGCTGCAGAGCAAAGAGCCGGTGGTACTTTCCCGGGCCGATGCCTATACCGGAGTTCTTATCGACGATCTTGTGACCCTTGGTACCGAGGAGCCCTACCGGATGTTTACTTCCCGGGCGGAGTACCGCTTGTCCCTGAGGCACGACAATGTGGATCTGCGTCTGGCGGATATCGCGGCGGAAATCGGACTCCTGGGCCCGGAAGCCCTGGAGCGGCTGGATGAAAAGCGCGCGGGAATAGAGGATATCCAGGAACTGCTGCGGCGCAGGCGGCTGGATGAATCAATGCTTCCCGGACCCGAGTCGCCCCTGAAGCAGCATATTGGTAAGAGGCTGTTCGATGTTATGAAAACCCCCGAAGGTGAGCCGGAGCAGCTCCGTTCCCTCAACATGGAAGGCGGGGCACTTGAAATCTATCCTCAGGACTGGTTGAGTGTTGCTGCTCTGGACATCAAGTACGAGGGGTATATTCAGAGGCAGGAACGGCAGGTCGCCCGTTTCAGAAAGATGGAAAATATCCGTATTCCCGACAGCTTTGATTACACTCAGGTGGAAGGGATCTCCACGGAATCCCGGCAAAAACTGATGCAGATCCGTCCGCTCAGTGTGGGGCAGGCCTCCCGTATTTCCGGAGTACGGAACAGCGATATCGCAGTACTATTGGTGTATCTGGGGCGGAGAAAAGAGTCATAA
- a CDS encoding Hsp70 family protein translates to MSSVSDTTTGTIGIKIANGAYYPILQEGSSAKKRLVLTTVKDNQSSVQIDLYKGRGEEIEDAVYIGSLVIEDIEPASGGEPEIELSLGLDSENNLSATAADKSTGDTQSLSVSLESLDNLGIYDIPEFDLEEDFTPESVLSREEETRLHDDYSDDQTHYAGREGKSRLRLFGLILLLIGLALLTAFLLFSYFGSGEPDSEQTAAQEPAAEAPPAPVSPPIVQEQPAEPVQPSPPPAPEMPDTPSADATGVWYQLQWGDTLWDLSSSFYRDPFLYGQIAAENEIANPDLIFAGRDIYIPDPRR, encoded by the coding sequence ATGAGTTCCGTAAGCGATACAACTACCGGCACAATCGGGATTAAAATCGCCAATGGCGCGTATTATCCAATACTGCAGGAAGGCAGTTCAGCCAAAAAACGGCTTGTTCTGACCACGGTAAAGGATAATCAGTCAAGTGTGCAGATCGATTTATACAAAGGCCGGGGAGAAGAAATAGAAGACGCCGTATATATAGGCAGTCTGGTAATTGAAGATATCGAGCCGGCCTCCGGCGGCGAGCCGGAAATTGAACTCTCCCTGGGCCTGGACAGTGAGAATAATCTTTCCGCGACTGCCGCCGACAAATCTACAGGGGACACACAATCCCTGAGTGTCAGCCTCGAATCTCTGGATAATCTGGGAATATACGATATTCCGGAGTTTGATCTTGAAGAAGACTTCACTCCGGAATCTGTTTTGTCCAGGGAGGAGGAGACCCGTCTGCATGATGACTATTCTGATGATCAGACCCATTATGCCGGCCGGGAAGGGAAGAGTCGTCTGCGTTTGTTTGGCTTGATACTTTTGCTTATCGGTCTTGCACTGTTGACTGCTTTTCTTCTTTTCAGCTATTTCGGCTCCGGTGAACCCGATTCGGAACAGACAGCGGCCCAGGAACCGGCTGCAGAAGCACCTCCAGCCCCTGTTTCTCCCCCCATTGTACAGGAACAGCCGGCTGAGCCGGTTCAACCATCTCCTCCTCCGGCTCCTGAGATGCCGGATACCCCCAGCGCAGATGCTACAGGAGTCTGGTATCAGCTGCAGTGGGGAGATACCCTTTGGGACCTCTCTTCAAGTTTCTACCGGGATCCCTTTCTGTATGGACAAATCGCCGCTGAAAACGAAATCGCCAACCCTGACCTTATCTTCGCCGGTCGGGATATATACATTCCGGATCCCCGCCGATAG
- a CDS encoding undecaprenyl-diphosphate phosphatase, with protein sequence MSFFEAVLLGFLQGITEFLPVSSSGHLVIARQFLAIRDIPILFDVLLHVSTLLVVSLVFRAGIVRLICSFFRLVTLRSVDSEDRGTIFAIIVATFVTAVLGLTVESFSPGEHPRLVAGLFLVTGAILFLPKVLSWGGGSRVPGITTGLIVGAAQGLGVFPGISRSGITITASQGAGLSRERAGEFAFIISIPAILGALVLTLRDLESLSGRIDLPGLAGGMLSSFVVGYISLKLLLRLVRRGNLHYFSFYLVPLGLISLFLF encoded by the coding sequence GTGTCATTTTTCGAAGCTGTTCTCCTGGGATTTCTCCAGGGCATTACCGAGTTTCTTCCCGTCTCAAGCTCCGGTCATCTTGTCATTGCCCGGCAGTTTCTTGCAATCCGGGACATCCCGATTCTCTTTGACGTTCTGTTGCATGTTTCTACCCTGCTGGTGGTAAGTCTTGTGTTCAGAGCAGGCATTGTTCGTCTTATATGCAGCTTTTTTCGACTTGTAACGCTGCGATCTGTTGATTCTGAAGACCGGGGGACCATTTTCGCGATAATTGTGGCAACTTTTGTAACCGCTGTTCTTGGACTCACGGTGGAATCCTTTTCTCCCGGGGAGCATCCCCGTCTTGTTGCAGGCCTTTTTCTCGTAACCGGGGCGATTCTTTTTCTGCCTAAGGTCTTATCCTGGGGAGGCGGCAGCAGGGTTCCGGGAATTACAACCGGTTTGATCGTTGGTGCCGCCCAGGGGCTGGGCGTTTTTCCGGGGATTTCCCGTTCCGGCATCACCATTACAGCCTCTCAAGGTGCAGGTCTCTCCCGGGAACGTGCAGGGGAGTTCGCCTTTATCATATCCATACCTGCGATTCTCGGCGCCCTCGTGCTGACCTTGCGTGACCTGGAGAGCCTGAGCGGCAGAATCGATCTTCCTGGTCTGGCGGGAGGAATGCTCAGTTCCTTTGTGGTGGGTTATATCAGTTTGAAACTGCTCCTTCGCCTTGTCAGGAGGGGGAACCTGCACTATTTCAGTTTTTATCTGGTCCCTCTTGGACTGATAAGTCTGTTTTTATTCTAG
- the mnmE gene encoding tRNA uridine-5-carboxymethylaminomethyl(34) synthesis GTPase MnmE, whose amino-acid sequence MNPISYDTNDPVVALASPWGESAVAVLRASGKGSLSLLAGCFSRPEALASAASHTLVHGILRNPQTGEAVDEIVCAVYRDGRGYTGEEAVEIFAHGSMPGIQLILETLRSRGFRDARPGEFTLRAFLNGRMDLTRAEAVREIISSRSRAAHGMALHRLEGSIFRRIDTFKSDIRKLLAAVEIQLDYPEDEVPSAELIRKDDIIRVKKELETLASTFSIGRLYQEGARVALSGRTNAGKSSLFNLFVKEDRSIVSDLHGTTRDFVHEQLSIRGIPVTLYDTAGLREAETGDAVEREGIRRSGLVTREADLILYLVDGSIGLQSGEIEGIDPQESILLWNKADIAGQKAPEGFLPISAVTGEGFTPLEEEICRRLSGTEPAADEAVIDSVRQRDLLLQGSAALTQVLAGVEEGMPLDAVAVDLRDALDALGEITGEVTSADVLEDMFSRFCVGK is encoded by the coding sequence ATGAATCCCATCTCCTATGATACCAATGATCCTGTTGTCGCCCTGGCGAGTCCCTGGGGAGAAAGCGCCGTAGCGGTTCTGCGGGCCTCTGGAAAGGGCAGTCTGTCCCTGCTGGCGGGCTGTTTCTCCCGTCCTGAGGCCCTTGCTTCAGCCGCAAGCCATACCCTTGTTCACGGTATCCTGCGCAACCCGCAGACCGGTGAGGCAGTTGACGAGATTGTCTGTGCTGTGTATCGGGACGGCCGGGGATATACCGGTGAAGAGGCGGTTGAAATCTTCGCCCACGGCAGCATGCCGGGAATCCAGCTTATTCTTGAGACTCTGCGCAGCCGGGGATTCCGGGACGCCCGGCCGGGGGAGTTTACCCTCAGGGCCTTTTTGAACGGGCGTATGGACCTTACCAGAGCGGAAGCGGTTCGGGAGATTATCTCCTCCAGAAGCCGGGCCGCCCATGGCATGGCTCTGCACCGCCTGGAAGGCAGTATCTTTCGCAGGATTGACACATTTAAGAGTGACATCAGGAAACTTCTGGCCGCTGTTGAAATCCAGCTGGATTATCCGGAGGACGAGGTTCCTTCAGCAGAGCTGATACGGAAAGATGATATTATCCGGGTTAAAAAAGAACTTGAGACCCTCGCGTCCACATTCTCTATCGGCAGGCTGTACCAGGAGGGGGCCAGAGTAGCCCTGAGCGGCCGTACCAACGCAGGGAAATCCTCCCTGTTCAATCTTTTTGTCAAGGAAGATCGTTCCATAGTTTCCGATCTGCACGGTACCACCCGGGATTTTGTGCATGAGCAGCTGAGTATTCGCGGTATCCCTGTGACCCTTTACGATACCGCGGGTTTGCGGGAAGCCGAAACCGGGGATGCCGTTGAGCGGGAGGGCATCCGCCGCAGCGGCCTTGTAACCCGGGAAGCGGACCTGATCCTCTACCTGGTAGACGGCAGCATTGGACTTCAGTCCGGAGAAATCGAGGGAATTGATCCGCAGGAGTCGATCCTGCTGTGGAACAAGGCAGATATCGCAGGGCAAAAGGCCCCGGAGGGTTTTTTGCCGATCAGTGCAGTCACCGGTGAAGGCTTTACCCCCCTGGAGGAGGAGATATGCCGGCGACTGTCGGGAACGGAGCCGGCTGCTGATGAGGCGGTTATAGATTCCGTCCGGCAGCGGGATCTTCTGCTGCAGGGATCGGCTGCCCTGACTCAGGTCCTGGCAGGTGTGGAGGAAGGCATGCCTCTGGATGCAGTGGCGGTTGACCTGCGGGATGCCCTGGATGCTTTGGGAGAGATCACCGGAGAGGTTACGAGCGCCGATGTCCTTGAGGATATGTTCTCCCGGTTCTGCGTCGGAAAGTGA
- a CDS encoding tetratricopeptide repeat protein produces MDVLVFLIPFTIVVFGAGILLVLSRGDSNREKRQPGRKVRSKDRNQIIKESNRRLAQNPKDADALLALGELYFSEQVFDKSMRTFEVLMDLCATNKQLNEFDITLKYALSALRMKQYEEAYKSLVIARTMNPEGFEVNYNLGYLEYLKKNYEKAVQLLTLARKEKGEHVPTLRYLGHSLFRMNKFNEAVAILRKTIDLEPDDKESLFAIAQCYHELGQNDNAIKIFSHLRADPVLGPSAALFAGTIRMNQHQYDKAMLDFEIGLRHQKIPEKTLLELKYRLASAYIKQQEIGPALRLLEEIHSVQPVYRDVPNLLRKYRELHGNQNLQTYLISGTSDFVTLCRKVVNTFFPKAKVKIVDVSVQKSEYADILAEVSTSKWEDLVLFRFVRTTNTVGELILRDLYSHSKEVKAGRGFCLSAGDFSDGAHQFVEARLIDLIEKEDLMKRLNQVGHSRSVD; encoded by the coding sequence ATGGATGTCCTTGTTTTTTTGATACCTTTTACTATTGTTGTATTTGGAGCCGGAATCCTGCTGGTCCTTTCCAGGGGAGACAGCAACAGGGAAAAGCGACAGCCCGGCCGAAAAGTTCGCAGCAAAGACAGAAACCAGATAATCAAGGAATCCAACCGGCGTCTGGCCCAGAACCCAAAGGATGCCGATGCTTTGCTGGCCCTGGGGGAACTCTACTTTTCCGAACAGGTTTTCGACAAATCCATGCGGACCTTCGAGGTTCTTATGGATCTTTGCGCCACCAACAAACAGCTCAACGAGTTTGACATCACCCTCAAATACGCCCTGTCGGCGCTGCGCATGAAGCAGTACGAAGAGGCCTACAAGAGCCTTGTAATAGCCCGGACCATGAATCCTGAAGGGTTCGAGGTGAATTATAATCTCGGATACCTTGAATATCTCAAGAAAAACTACGAAAAAGCAGTACAGTTACTGACCCTGGCCCGCAAGGAAAAGGGCGAACACGTTCCTACCCTGCGCTATCTGGGACACAGCCTTTTCCGCATGAACAAGTTTAACGAAGCAGTCGCTATCCTGAGAAAAACCATCGATCTGGAACCAGACGACAAGGAATCCCTTTTTGCCATTGCCCAGTGTTATCATGAGCTGGGACAAAACGATAATGCCATCAAGATTTTCTCTCACCTGAGGGCCGATCCGGTTCTGGGGCCCAGTGCAGCGTTGTTCGCCGGGACGATCCGCATGAACCAGCACCAGTACGATAAGGCCATGCTGGACTTCGAAATCGGTCTGCGGCACCAGAAAATACCCGAAAAGACTCTTCTGGAACTGAAATACCGTCTTGCTTCGGCCTACATCAAGCAGCAGGAGATTGGTCCGGCCCTCCGCCTTCTGGAGGAGATACACTCGGTCCAGCCGGTGTACCGGGATGTTCCCAACCTGCTGCGTAAATACCGGGAACTCCACGGTAATCAGAATCTGCAAACCTATCTGATATCCGGAACATCCGATTTTGTCACCCTCTGCCGCAAGGTGGTCAACACATTCTTTCCGAAAGCCAAGGTTAAGATAGTCGATGTCTCGGTTCAGAAGAGTGAATACGCCGATATTCTGGCAGAGGTGAGCACATCAAAATGGGAAGACCTGGTTCTGTTCCGCTTTGTACGCACAACGAATACCGTGGGCGAACTCATTCTCCGGGACCTCTACTCCCACAGCAAGGAAGTAAAAGCAGGCAGGGGCTTCTGTCTGAGTGCCGGTGATTTCTCCGACGGCGCTCATCAGTTTGTTGAAGCCCGGCTAATCGACCTGATAGAAAAGGAAGACCTGATGAAACGTCTGAACCAGGTCGGGCATTCCCGCAGCGTGGACTAA
- a CDS encoding lytic transglycosylase domain-containing protein, protein MRISCRSLTKVPLILLFLPIPIFLLLFSCCTSPTIWGYPVEEFYDLLRSEELPQLAEMNVSALSLDELENLGAGGALFLSYFPFADSDAALQLRRYEAENGEEPYASFAARLLVKELSERRAYQQLLTLEDDLGPRYGNFYPWRRAIVTAAYWHRQDERALVLLQKLIDDFPDQTEGDQELVLLKTVLRQRTGDPDWKAAFIRFFQDYPAGPYHVRAWDYLRIEDFLEQFSEDERRLLRGVDLVARGERARGFALLHELVSGSAFSMYLSPGLLHTLAAAADTSAAAGNLLELYSRISTENPRFSREISELSAFLLRREGRHREAHSLFSRLAEDGDQRFLWYAFSSLVRSNTAAALKELPFLVAAMQDPAYFRDILADFCQQMARYRNWDGIVRAYRVLDGSVGADILSPYAYIAARASQEGISRLPLDLEGNEILERLARGEYPGRGGAVAPDASPDPYYRLLAAADRGIDSEPESVKPQTAHSPGRLDPLVAGLLDYGLVSQALELTEDAEVSEYAAAGVVQALYREERYEEGLRLLLKRSLPMERLYFYPRPFKVSTETQAENQGIPPWLLFSLMRQESLFNPAAVSHAGAMGLTQLMPATARDVARRLRLENPGDLFDPYVNLQLGAWYLRHMMDRTDNLSDALASYNAGITRLRRWRQYSPRLPDDLFLETIPFQETRDYVKLLLVSSWHYGYLYYHVRGEEIVFLFFPRM, encoded by the coding sequence ATGAGAATCTCTTGTCGCTCATTAACGAAGGTTCCCCTTATTCTCCTGTTTCTGCCCATTCCGATATTTCTGCTGCTCTTTTCCTGCTGCACGTCCCCGACGATCTGGGGGTATCCGGTCGAGGAATTTTATGATCTACTCCGATCAGAGGAGCTGCCTCAGCTGGCAGAGATGAATGTATCCGCCCTCTCCCTGGATGAGCTGGAAAATCTTGGAGCAGGAGGAGCACTGTTCCTCTCATATTTCCCCTTCGCCGACAGTGATGCCGCTTTGCAGCTGCGCCGGTACGAGGCAGAAAACGGTGAGGAGCCCTATGCTTCCTTTGCTGCCCGGCTGCTTGTTAAGGAGCTTAGTGAGAGGAGAGCCTATCAGCAGCTTCTGACACTGGAAGATGACCTGGGCCCGCGATACGGCAATTTCTACCCATGGCGACGGGCGATCGTCACTGCCGCATACTGGCACAGACAGGATGAACGGGCCCTGGTCCTGCTGCAGAAACTGATAGATGATTTCCCCGATCAGACAGAAGGTGACCAGGAGCTTGTTCTGCTAAAGACTGTTCTGCGCCAGCGTACCGGAGATCCGGACTGGAAAGCCGCTTTCATTCGCTTTTTCCAGGATTATCCTGCCGGTCCGTATCATGTACGGGCTTGGGACTATCTGAGAATAGAAGATTTTCTGGAGCAGTTCAGTGAGGACGAACGCCGGCTGCTGCGGGGGGTAGATCTGGTTGCGCGGGGTGAGAGGGCCCGGGGATTTGCTCTTCTCCATGAGCTGGTCTCAGGCAGCGCTTTCAGCATGTACCTCTCTCCCGGTCTCCTGCACACCCTCGCCGCCGCCGCGGATACTTCTGCAGCAGCAGGAAATCTTTTAGAGCTCTACAGCCGTATTTCCACTGAAAATCCCCGTTTCAGCCGGGAGATCAGCGAACTTTCCGCCTTTCTTCTGCGCCGGGAGGGCCGGCATCGTGAGGCTCATTCCCTGTTCAGCCGCCTGGCGGAGGACGGTGATCAGCGCTTTCTCTGGTACGCCTTTTCTTCTCTTGTTCGTTCAAATACAGCTGCCGCACTGAAGGAGCTTCCTTTTCTTGTGGCAGCTATGCAGGATCCCGCCTATTTCAGGGATATACTTGCTGATTTCTGTCAGCAAATGGCCCGTTACAGGAACTGGGACGGAATAGTCCGGGCCTATCGCGTTCTTGACGGATCTGTTGGAGCTGATATTTTGAGTCCCTACGCCTATATCGCTGCCAGAGCTTCCCAGGAGGGTATAAGCCGACTGCCACTGGACCTTGAGGGGAATGAGATTCTTGAACGTCTGGCCCGGGGAGAATACCCCGGCCGCGGCGGCGCGGTGGCTCCCGATGCTTCTCCCGATCCCTATTACCGGTTACTGGCCGCGGCTGACCGGGGAATTGATAGTGAACCTGAATCGGTAAAACCGCAAACGGCACACTCTCCGGGAAGGCTGGATCCCCTGGTTGCCGGATTATTGGACTATGGTCTGGTTTCTCAGGCCCTTGAACTGACGGAGGATGCAGAAGTCTCAGAATACGCTGCTGCCGGGGTAGTTCAGGCCTTGTACAGAGAAGAACGCTACGAAGAGGGCCTCCGCCTGCTTTTAAAGCGGTCCCTGCCTATGGAAAGGTTATATTTCTACCCCCGCCCTTTTAAAGTCAGCACCGAAACCCAGGCGGAAAATCAGGGAATTCCCCCATGGCTCCTTTTTTCACTGATGCGGCAGGAGAGCCTTTTTAATCCCGCTGCTGTTTCTCATGCCGGGGCCATGGGACTTACCCAATTAATGCCTGCTACTGCCCGGGATGTTGCCCGTCGGCTGCGGCTGGAAAATCCCGGAGACCTTTTTGATCCCTATGTAAATCTGCAGCTTGGAGCCTGGTATCTTCGCCATATGATGGATCGTACCGACAACCTTTCCGATGCCCTTGCCTCCTATAATGCCGGCATAACACGCCTTCGCCGCTGGCGTCAGTATTCACCGCGCTTGCCGGATGATCTCTTTCTGGAGACCATTCCCTTTCAGGAGACCCGGGACTATGTGAAGCTGCTTCTTGTATCATCCTGGCATTACGGGTATCTTTATTATCATGTCCGCGGGGAGGAGATTGTCTTCCTCTTTTTTCCCCGTATGTAG
- the rsmG gene encoding 16S rRNA (guanine(527)-N(7))-methyltransferase RsmG: MDYREELARGLASIGLEYEEEQIEALLSYLKELLFWNSRFNLIKTRESDLVRRHIIDALAAVPIIGRSMNGTARLADVGSGAGIPGIPLAVFLQGIQLLLIERSGKRAGFLRSAVVAAGLGKRSEVIHSDVRSCGIEADAVVMRAFKPLPEALALVLPLMGNGGTIFAFHGRRETIQKELEDPLVKEFRWILHPLPSGAGGEERHLLQGSHGSA; this comes from the coding sequence ATGGATTATAGAGAGGAACTTGCCCGGGGACTTGCTTCAATTGGTCTTGAATACGAAGAGGAGCAGATAGAAGCTCTGCTTTCATACCTGAAGGAACTGCTTTTCTGGAACAGCAGGTTTAACCTGATCAAAACCCGGGAATCAGACCTGGTACGCCGGCATATAATCGATGCCCTGGCGGCTGTTCCCATAATCGGACGGAGCATGAACGGGACAGCGCGCCTCGCGGATGTAGGGTCAGGTGCCGGTATTCCGGGTATTCCCCTGGCGGTTTTTTTACAGGGAATACAGCTGCTGCTTATTGAACGTTCCGGAAAAAGGGCGGGTTTTCTGCGGAGCGCGGTAGTCGCGGCTGGTTTAGGCAAAAGGTCAGAGGTTATTCACAGCGATGTCCGTTCCTGCGGTATAGAGGCGGACGCGGTGGTTATGCGGGCCTTTAAGCCCCTTCCGGAGGCTCTTGCGCTAGTGCTGCCCCTGATGGGAAACGGCGGTACCATTTTTGCGTTCCACGGACGCCGGGAGACAATTCAGAAAGAACTGGAGGATCCCCTGGTAAAGGAGTTTCGCTGGATCCTTCATCCCCTGCCTTCGGGGGCAGGGGGAGAAGAACGCCATCTGCTTCAGGGCAGTCACGGTTCCGCCTGA
- a CDS encoding tripartite tricarboxylate transporter permease, with amino-acid sequence MQVELLIKGFISVLHWQTLLMIFLGVTGGIMIGSLPGLTATMGVALLVPFTFGLPINQAMGMLLGIFSGAIYGGSISAILIRTPGTPAAAATLMDGYPLSVKGEAGRALSMSVFASFVGGFTGALIMTFLSPQISKVALKFGTPEYFSLAVFGLSIIISVSGNSVIKGIIAGLFGLLVATIGFDPISGFPRFTFGSMDLFEGPAFIPTLIGLFAFSEVFKGVETIIKQQKFENKINRFLPSLKDLKLSWRAIVKSSIIGTFIGSIPGAGSDIAAFVGYSEAKRTSKYPEKFGTGVIEGVAAAESANNACTGGAMIPMLSLGVPGDAVTAILLGAFVIQGLQPGPLLYKDHMDVVYGVFAAMMLANVMMFFVGTLGGKLFAKVISIDRNILLPVIFVLSIVGSYSMRNSMFDVWVALVFGVLGYFLQRYDFPVSPILLALILGPMAESNLRRSLVISSGNPAILITRPISVLFLVLAVLSLVTSVLRQRRYSRNDGSGPSE; translated from the coding sequence ATGCAGGTTGAGCTATTAATCAAAGGTTTTATAAGTGTTCTTCACTGGCAGACACTCCTTATGATATTTCTGGGTGTCACCGGTGGTATAATGATCGGGTCTCTTCCCGGTTTGACGGCCACAATGGGGGTAGCCCTGCTGGTTCCGTTTACATTCGGACTCCCTATTAATCAAGCAATGGGTATGCTGCTGGGGATTTTCTCGGGAGCTATTTACGGCGGCTCAATATCTGCAATTCTTATCCGGACGCCGGGAACCCCTGCCGCCGCGGCCACTCTGATGGACGGGTATCCCCTTTCGGTTAAAGGAGAGGCCGGCCGGGCACTGAGTATGTCGGTGTTTGCCTCCTTTGTGGGAGGATTTACCGGAGCGCTCATTATGACGTTTCTGTCTCCCCAGATCTCTAAAGTCGCCTTGAAGTTTGGGACCCCGGAATATTTTTCCCTGGCTGTGTTTGGTCTGAGTATTATTATCTCGGTTTCGGGGAATTCTGTTATCAAGGGCATTATTGCCGGCCTTTTTGGGCTGCTTGTTGCGACCATCGGTTTTGATCCTATTTCAGGGTTTCCCCGCTTCACCTTCGGATCTATGGATCTCTTTGAAGGCCCCGCGTTTATTCCGACATTAATCGGTCTCTTTGCCTTTTCGGAGGTGTTCAAGGGTGTTGAAACGATCATTAAACAACAGAAATTCGAGAATAAAATCAACCGATTCCTGCCTTCCTTAAAGGATCTTAAATTGTCCTGGAGGGCGATTGTAAAGTCCAGTATCATCGGAACCTTTATAGGTTCAATCCCGGGTGCCGGCAGCGATATCGCCGCCTTTGTCGGATATAGCGAGGCTAAACGGACTTCAAAATACCCCGAGAAATTTGGAACCGGTGTAATTGAAGGTGTGGCTGCGGCGGAATCTGCAAACAATGCCTGCACCGGCGGCGCCATGATTCCGATGCTCTCTCTGGGGGTCCCGGGGGATGCGGTAACCGCCATCCTGCTGGGTGCTTTTGTAATCCAGGGATTGCAGCCGGGACCTCTGTTGTATAAAGATCACATGGATGTTGTGTACGGGGTATTTGCGGCTATGATGCTGGCGAACGTAATGATGTTCTTTGTCGGCACCCTTGGGGGAAAGCTTTTTGCCAAGGTTATCTCAATCGACAGAAATATTCTGCTTCCAGTCATATTCGTGCTTTCCATAGTAGGGTCGTATTCCATGCGAAACAGTATGTTCGACGTCTGGGTGGCTCTCGTCTTTGGTGTGCTCGGATATTTTTTGCAGCGCTATGATTTCCCTGTATCCCCCATCCTGCTGGCTCTGATCCTCGGTCCCATGGCGGAGAGTAATTTGCGGCGTTCTCTGGTTATTTCCAGTGGAAATCCGGCAATTTTGATTACTCGGCCAATAAGCGTCCTGTTTCTGGTTCTTGCAGTACTGTCTCTGGTTACCTCTGTTCTGAGGCAGAGGAGATACTCCCGCAATGATGGGTCCGGGCCATCAGAATAG